In Mycolicibacterium alvei, a single window of DNA contains:
- the rplN gene encoding 50S ribosomal protein L14 has protein sequence MIQQESRLKVADNTGAKEILCIRVLGGSSRRYAGIGDVIVATVKDAIPGGNVKRGDVVKAVVVRTVKERRRADGSYIKFDENAAVIIKADNDPRGTRIFGPVGRELREKKFMKIVSLAPEVL, from the coding sequence GTGATTCAGCAGGAATCGCGGTTGAAGGTCGCCGACAACACGGGCGCCAAGGAGATCTTGTGCATCCGCGTGCTCGGTGGCTCATCGCGACGCTACGCCGGCATCGGTGATGTCATCGTCGCGACCGTCAAGGACGCCATCCCCGGCGGCAACGTCAAGCGCGGCGATGTCGTCAAGGCCGTCGTGGTGCGCACCGTCAAGGAGCGTCGCCGCGCCGACGGTAGCTACATCAAGTTCGACGAGAACGCCGCCGTCATCATCAAGGCCGACAACGACCCGCGCGGTACCCGCATCTTCGGGCCGGTCGGTCGCGAACTGCGCGAGAAGAAGTTCATGAAGATCGTCTC
- a CDS encoding formylglycine-generating enzyme family protein, which translates to MATELLELPGGTFRMGSTAFYPEEAPVHTVTVGAFAIEQHPVTTAQFGEFVAATGYVTVAEQPMDPALYPGVDEADLVPGALVFRPTGGPVDLRDWRQWWDWAPGADWRHPFGPDRDPAAADHPVVQVAYPDAAAYAAWAGRRLPTEAEWEYAARGGVEGSYAWGDEATPGRVLMANTWQGRFPYRNVGALGWRGTSPVGSFPTNAFGLADMIGNVWEWTTTRFAGQHRPDSDAPACCPPPANPDPMVNQVLKGGSHLCAPEYCHRYRPAARSPQSQDSSTTHIGFRCVLS; encoded by the coding sequence GTGGCCACCGAACTCCTTGAGCTTCCCGGCGGAACCTTCCGGATGGGTTCGACGGCGTTCTATCCCGAAGAAGCTCCGGTGCACACCGTCACCGTCGGTGCGTTCGCCATCGAGCAGCATCCGGTCACCACCGCCCAGTTCGGTGAGTTCGTCGCGGCCACCGGATACGTCACGGTCGCCGAGCAACCGATGGACCCCGCGCTGTATCCCGGAGTCGACGAGGCCGACCTGGTGCCAGGGGCCCTGGTGTTCAGGCCCACCGGCGGTCCCGTCGACCTGCGGGACTGGCGCCAGTGGTGGGACTGGGCGCCCGGCGCCGACTGGCGCCACCCGTTCGGGCCCGATCGGGATCCGGCCGCCGCCGACCACCCCGTCGTACAGGTGGCCTATCCGGACGCGGCGGCCTACGCGGCCTGGGCCGGGCGCCGGTTGCCCACCGAAGCCGAATGGGAGTACGCCGCACGCGGGGGAGTCGAGGGCAGCTACGCGTGGGGTGACGAGGCCACCCCGGGCAGAGTGCTCATGGCCAACACCTGGCAGGGCCGGTTCCCGTATCGCAACGTCGGCGCGCTGGGCTGGCGCGGCACCTCCCCGGTCGGCAGCTTCCCGACCAACGCCTTCGGGCTGGCGGACATGATCGGCAATGTGTGGGAGTGGACCACCACCCGGTTCGCCGGGCAGCACCGGCCCGACTCCGACGCGCCGGCGTGCTGCCCGCCGCCCGCCAACCCCGATCCGATGGTGAACCAGGTGCTCAAGGGCGGTTCGCACCTGTGCGCGCCCGAGTACTGCCACCGCTACCGGCCGGCCGCGAGGTCACCCCAATCACAGGACAGCTCGACCACGCACATCGGATTTCGCTGCGTGCTCAGCTGA